Proteins co-encoded in one Deltaproteobacteria bacterium genomic window:
- a CDS encoding formyl-CoA transferase (catalyzes the formation of oxalyl-CoA from oxalate and Formyl-CoA) has product MKALDHIKILDLTQFEAGPSSTEILAFLGAEVVKVEPPKGGDQGRYLLTEKPGVDAPYFLLLNANKKSITVNLKSEKGVALFKELVPHFDVLVENYGPGAIAELGLGYEVLAKINPRLVYAQVKGFGTYGPYAGYKSFDMIAQATGGAMSVTGTSATEPLKPGPTIGDTGTGIHCAVGILSALLQREKTGKGQRVEVSMQDAVVNLNRIGMLAHYMGAQPAPRNGNRAAGLAPTDLYPCAPGGPNDYAFLITTTPAMWEGLLRAIGRADVLTDPRFVDQRSRNKHFDEIFEIIASWTRQRDKFEVMRALGEAGVPCGAVLDSGDVLANEHLKTRGMITTIQHPTRGAFTMPGCAVQLSDSPVEVQPAPLLGQHNGEILGSLLGLTTADLAGLKDNGVV; this is encoded by the coding sequence ATGAAAGCGCTCGATCATATCAAGATTCTTGATCTCACCCAGTTCGAGGCAGGACCATCCTCAACAGAAATTCTTGCGTTTCTTGGCGCAGAGGTCGTCAAGGTCGAACCACCAAAAGGTGGCGACCAAGGCCGGTATTTACTCACAGAAAAACCTGGTGTCGATGCACCATACTTTTTGCTCTTGAATGCCAATAAGAAAAGCATCACAGTGAATTTAAAGAGTGAAAAAGGCGTCGCCCTCTTCAAAGAGCTTGTGCCACATTTCGATGTTCTGGTGGAGAACTATGGCCCTGGGGCCATTGCTGAACTCGGACTGGGCTATGAGGTATTGGCAAAGATCAATCCACGACTGGTCTACGCTCAAGTCAAAGGGTTTGGCACCTACGGCCCATATGCTGGGTATAAAAGCTTTGACATGATTGCGCAGGCGACCGGTGGGGCAATGAGTGTCACTGGCACCAGTGCAACCGAACCGCTGAAACCAGGCCCCACTATTGGTGATACTGGCACGGGAATCCACTGTGCAGTGGGTATTCTCTCAGCTCTCTTGCAACGCGAGAAAACTGGCAAGGGCCAGCGTGTTGAAGTCTCCATGCAAGACGCAGTGGTGAACCTCAATCGCATTGGCATGCTCGCTCATTACATGGGTGCTCAGCCTGCGCCTCGTAATGGCAATCGTGCTGCCGGTCTTGCGCCGACAGACTTATACCCCTGCGCCCCTGGTGGACCCAACGATTACGCGTTTCTCATAACGACCACACCGGCGATGTGGGAAGGACTCTTACGTGCCATTGGACGCGCTGATGTCTTGACCGATCCGCGGTTTGTTGACCAGCGCAGCCGCAACAAACACTTCGACGAAATCTTCGAGATTATCGCCTCATGGACACGACAACGAGATAAGTTTGAAGTGATGCGAGCTCTCGGTGAGGCGGGAGTACCATGCGGGGCCGTGCTTGATAGCGGCGATGTGCTCGCTAATGAACACTTAAAGACGCGAGGCATGATTACGACGATTCAACACCCCACGCGCGGTGCGTTCACGATGCCAGGGTGCGCAGTGCAACTCTCAGACTCACCAGTCGAGGTCCAACCTGCACCACTACTCGGACAACACAATGGAGAGATCCTTGGGTCACTGCTCGGTCTCACAACGGCGGATCTCGCTGGCCTCAAAGACAATGGAGTTGTGTAA
- a CDS encoding acyl-CoA carboxylase subunit beta encodes MGLQENLQELARRNEEALQGGGADKIKKHHESGKLTARERVELLLDPGTFVELDRFKTHRSTDFGMDKKKIPGDGVVTGYGNVDGRQIFVFSQDFTVFGGSLSGAFSEKVCKVMDLAMKTGCPVVGINDSGGARIQEGVVSLAGYGDIFLRNVLSSGVVPQISAIMGPCAGGAVYSPAMTDFIFMVENSSYMFITGPDVIKTVTHEEVTMQELGGADTHNGRSGVAHFSSPNERESIHAIRELLSFLPSNNMEDPPIRPNNDDPNRRDEKLNTLVPDNPNRPYDIKELIKGIADEGYFFEVQKDFARNIVVGFARIGGRPVGIVANQPGFLAGVLDIDASTKGGRFVRFCDCFNIPIVTFVDVPGFLPGTSQEYGGIIRHGAKLLYAYCEATVPKICIITRKAYGGAYVVMSSKVLRGDVNLAYPTAEIAVMGPDGAVNIIFREALQKAKDAQAERERLIADYRQTFANPFKAAELGYIDEIIMPADTRIHLIRSLNLLQNKREKNPPKKHGNIPL; translated from the coding sequence ATGGGGTTGCAGGAAAATCTACAGGAACTCGCACGTCGCAATGAAGAAGCTCTCCAAGGCGGAGGAGCAGATAAGATCAAGAAACATCACGAATCGGGCAAACTCACAGCTCGTGAACGGGTAGAGTTGTTACTTGATCCTGGCACCTTTGTCGAATTGGATCGCTTCAAAACCCATCGCTCAACCGACTTCGGTATGGACAAAAAGAAGATTCCCGGCGATGGCGTTGTCACTGGCTATGGTAACGTCGATGGTCGTCAAATCTTCGTGTTTTCCCAAGATTTCACTGTGTTCGGTGGCAGCCTTTCAGGTGCCTTCTCGGAAAAGGTGTGCAAGGTCATGGACCTTGCCATGAAAACCGGTTGTCCAGTCGTGGGAATTAACGACTCGGGCGGTGCGCGCATTCAAGAAGGTGTGGTCAGCCTCGCCGGCTATGGCGACATTTTCCTACGGAATGTGCTTTCCTCTGGTGTGGTTCCACAAATTTCCGCAATCATGGGGCCCTGCGCTGGTGGTGCAGTGTATTCTCCCGCCATGACCGACTTTATCTTCATGGTGGAAAATTCTAGCTACATGTTCATTACCGGGCCGGACGTAATTAAGACCGTCACCCACGAAGAAGTGACGATGCAAGAGCTGGGTGGGGCCGACACCCATAATGGACGCAGCGGTGTTGCCCACTTCTCCTCTCCCAATGAACGCGAAAGTATCCATGCAATTCGTGAGCTGTTGAGTTTCTTGCCCAGCAATAACATGGAAGACCCGCCGATTCGTCCGAACAACGATGATCCGAATCGACGAGACGAGAAACTAAATACACTGGTTCCGGACAATCCGAACCGTCCCTACGATATTAAAGAGCTCATCAAAGGTATTGCCGACGAAGGCTATTTCTTTGAAGTGCAAAAAGACTTTGCCCGTAACATTGTCGTAGGCTTTGCCCGTATTGGTGGACGTCCAGTTGGCATCGTCGCGAATCAACCCGGCTTTCTTGCTGGCGTACTGGACATCGATGCGTCAACCAAAGGTGGACGCTTTGTCCGTTTCTGCGATTGCTTCAACATTCCGATTGTGACGTTCGTTGATGTGCCGGGGTTCTTACCAGGGACCTCACAAGAGTACGGCGGCATCATTCGCCATGGAGCGAAACTCTTGTATGCCTATTGCGAAGCGACGGTACCAAAGATCTGCATTATCACCCGCAAGGCGTACGGCGGCGCGTACGTGGTTATGTCAAGTAAAGTCTTACGCGGTGATGTGAACCTCGCCTACCCAACTGCAGAAATTGCCGTGATGGGACCCGACGGTGCGGTCAACATCATCTTCCGTGAAGCACTGCAGAAAGCGAAAGATGCGCAGGCTGAACGTGAACGGCTGATCGCAGATTACCGTCAGACGTTCGCCAATCCATTCAAAGCCGCAGAACTCGGCTACATTGATGAAATCATCATGCCTGCCGATACGCGCATCCATCTCATTCGTTCCTTGAACTTGTTGCAAAACAAACGCGAAAAGAATCCGCCGAAAAAGCATGGGAATATTCCGCTGTAA
- a CDS encoding matrixin family metalloprotease, with the protein MEVSMNLPVSPAHRSIVPGRALVSRHILPHVYRVLLVLALFTTWFSPNASDATVVIPVADTALAQQASAIVIGKITGLHSDWDKNRQHIFTRINLRVSEVLKGDVRTRGLTVTSYGGVVGDVESWIDGTPKFTVGEKVLLFLMQRTDGTFHVLHLYQGKFSLFTDSDSGTEFAYREAHPEGVHVMDGSHLREHRSATATSSTSSEVTQSGFLPLVDLKARIHNALTNPSSSSSSQSSAPLAPRSSTTNEIVREEVPFSLLGSPAARWFQPDSGQAVSMRINTAYSPNGSVSPLSSTHIASIQRALDVWTGVSGSSFQFQNGGNISSTTTARGMANDNINAISFGDPLGQIDPPANCSGVLAIGGYYRSGSTTRVVNGVTYFQILEGDLTFADGWTGCGFYENSANVAEVATHELGHVLALGHSADTTATMYAYAHFDGRDASIRADDIAGLQAIYPSSSSTSPPCTYTVSPLSVSIGATGTSTNVSVTPSSNSCTWTATSNASWISVTTGASGTGNGSVALTMVANTSSSSRSGTVTIAGRTVTITQAGTTTTSCTYTVSPLSVSVGASGSSSSVTVTPSPSACAWTAVSNVNWITVTSGASGAGNGSVTFSIAANSSSSSRSGTLTIGGRTITVNQAAASTSSSCSYSVSDSSFSVSSSSTLKNVSVATSSSACSWNATSNTSWIAITAGASVLGNGVGTFTIEANPSNLPRRGTLTVAGQTVIIDQAGKPRRKAR; encoded by the coding sequence ATGGAGGTCTCGATGAATCTACCTGTATCTCCTGCTCATCGCTCCATCGTTCCGGGCAGGGCGCTCGTTTCCCGTCACATTCTTCCTCATGTCTACCGAGTACTCCTTGTACTCGCACTGTTCACTACATGGTTTTCCCCCAATGCTTCTGATGCAACCGTCGTCATACCAGTCGCTGATACTGCGCTGGCTCAGCAAGCCTCTGCTATTGTTATCGGCAAGATTACGGGTTTACATAGTGATTGGGACAAAAATCGTCAACATATTTTTACCCGGATCAATTTACGTGTTAGCGAAGTCCTCAAGGGAGACGTACGAACACGTGGCCTGACGGTCACCTCGTATGGTGGCGTTGTGGGCGATGTCGAGTCGTGGATCGACGGAACTCCCAAATTCACAGTTGGTGAGAAAGTCCTACTGTTTCTCATGCAGAGGACCGATGGAACCTTCCATGTCCTGCACCTGTACCAGGGGAAATTCTCGCTGTTCACTGATAGCGATTCTGGTACTGAGTTTGCCTATCGTGAAGCGCATCCCGAAGGGGTTCACGTCATGGACGGCTCCCACCTCCGTGAGCACCGTTCAGCAACAGCGACTTCCAGTACCAGCAGCGAGGTAACACAAAGTGGCTTTCTTCCTCTCGTCGACCTAAAAGCACGGATTCACAACGCGCTAACGAATCCTTCTTCCTCATCGTCATCGCAATCCTCAGCTCCACTTGCCCCACGCTCATCGACCACCAACGAGATCGTTCGCGAAGAGGTGCCTTTTTCTCTCCTCGGTTCTCCTGCTGCGCGTTGGTTTCAGCCCGATAGTGGGCAAGCTGTCAGCATGAGGATCAATACCGCCTATAGCCCCAATGGTAGCGTTTCGCCGCTCTCATCAACCCACATTGCTTCCATACAGCGAGCCCTGGATGTCTGGACTGGAGTCTCAGGATCGAGTTTCCAGTTTCAAAATGGCGGCAATATCTCATCAACTACCACCGCGCGAGGAATGGCAAATGATAATATCAACGCTATTTCCTTTGGCGACCCACTCGGACAAATTGATCCACCGGCGAACTGCAGCGGTGTTCTTGCTATTGGTGGCTATTATCGCAGCGGCAGCACAACCAGAGTCGTCAATGGCGTAACGTATTTTCAGATCCTCGAAGGAGACCTGACTTTCGCCGACGGGTGGACCGGTTGTGGCTTCTATGAGAACTCCGCGAACGTGGCTGAAGTCGCAACTCATGAACTCGGCCATGTCCTCGCTCTTGGACACTCAGCCGATACAACAGCGACTATGTATGCTTACGCTCACTTTGATGGTCGTGACGCGTCAATTCGTGCCGATGACATCGCCGGACTCCAGGCAATCTATCCAAGCTCGTCATCCACCTCGCCGCCGTGCACCTACACCGTGTCTCCCCTCAGCGTGTCAATCGGCGCTACCGGTACTAGCACGAATGTCTCGGTCACTCCCTCTTCTAATTCCTGCACCTGGACCGCAACCAGTAACGCAAGCTGGATCTCCGTCACAACAGGTGCCAGCGGCACTGGCAATGGCAGCGTCGCCTTGACGATGGTTGCCAACACTTCCTCATCAAGTCGCAGTGGTACGGTTACCATCGCAGGAAGAACTGTCACCATTACCCAAGCTGGAACAACAACGACTTCGTGTACCTACACCGTATCACCGCTCAGCGTGTCGGTCGGCGCCAGCGGCAGCAGCAGCAGTGTCACGGTTACTCCCTCCCCCAGTGCCTGTGCCTGGACCGCAGTCAGTAATGTGAACTGGATCACCGTTACGTCTGGTGCGAGTGGCGCAGGAAATGGGAGTGTCACCTTCTCAATCGCGGCCAACAGTTCTTCATCAAGTCGCAGTGGTACACTTACCATCGGTGGGAGAACCATCACCGTCAACCAAGCCGCAGCGTCGACTTCATCATCGTGCTCATATTCGGTATCTGACTCGTCATTCTCAGTCAGTTCGAGTTCGACGCTGAAGAATGTCTCCGTAGCGACGTCTTCTAGCGCGTGTAGCTGGAATGCGACGAGCAACACGAGCTGGATTGCCATCACTGCTGGTGCTAGCGTCCTAGGTAACGGCGTCGGCACGTTCACGATCGAAGCGAATCCCTCGAATTTACCACGGAGAGGGACCCTGACCGTTGCTGGGCAAACAGTCATCATCGATCAGGCCGGAAAACCACGCCGCAAGGCTCGTTAA
- a CDS encoding biotin/lipoyl-binding protein → MAYIATLDDKTHKIEVQELEEDHLYRIVIDGNEHIIDGRKLTGHIYSLLMDNRSFTVDVSAKDDQYTVACEGKSIQLRLLDERRALRPGEGSGSGRDGGKLVKSFMPGKVVEVLVKVGDDVEKDQGLIIIEAMKMENELRSTAAGKVKEIRVSPGQAVESGELLIELE, encoded by the coding sequence ATGGCGTACATCGCAACACTCGACGACAAAACCCACAAGATCGAAGTGCAAGAGCTGGAAGAAGATCACCTCTATCGTATTGTCATCGATGGGAACGAACACATCATTGATGGCCGGAAGTTGACTGGTCACATTTATTCGCTGTTGATGGACAACCGCTCGTTTACCGTTGACGTCTCAGCGAAAGACGATCAGTACACCGTCGCATGTGAAGGCAAGAGCATTCAGCTCAGACTACTTGATGAGCGTCGTGCGTTACGACCAGGTGAAGGCAGCGGATCAGGACGAGATGGCGGGAAATTGGTCAAGTCGTTCATGCCGGGTAAAGTCGTCGAAGTGTTGGTCAAGGTCGGAGATGACGTCGAAAAAGATCAGGGCCTCATCATTATTGAAGCCATGAAAATGGAGAACGAACTGCGCTCCACTGCTGCTGGCAAAGTCAAAGAGATTCGTGTGTCTCCTGGGCAAGCGGTTGAGTCGGGTGAATTGCTCATCGAGTTGGAGTAG
- a CDS encoding DUF192 domain-containing protein, with product MSSKHLMVTLMALWPWSACGSSTALPQVVLFPQHGDPVHVAVEIANTEEKRQLGLMYRTDLAEMQGMLFLFPREGPLSFWMKNTPRSLDIIYINSTHTIVRIARNTTPFSEENLPSGKPAQFALEVNGGFCQRHGINEGDRIEFPKDLPSVR from the coding sequence GTGTCTTCAAAGCATCTGATGGTCACACTTATGGCACTCTGGCCGTGGAGTGCCTGCGGTTCAAGCACGGCATTGCCGCAGGTCGTCTTGTTTCCTCAACACGGCGATCCAGTTCACGTCGCCGTAGAAATCGCCAATACTGAGGAGAAGCGGCAATTGGGCCTCATGTATCGAACCGACTTAGCAGAAATGCAGGGTATGTTGTTTCTCTTTCCACGCGAAGGACCGCTGTCGTTCTGGATGAAGAACACTCCTCGATCACTTGATATCATTTATATTAACTCGACACACACCATTGTTCGCATCGCACGTAACACTACACCGTTTTCTGAAGAGAACCTTCCCTCAGGCAAACCCGCGCAATTTGCTTTAGAAGTGAATGGTGGCTTTTGCCAAAGGCACGGAATCAATGAGGGAGACCGGATCGAGTTTCCGAAGGACCTCCCGTCGGTAAGATAG
- the accC gene encoding acetyl-CoA carboxylase biotin carboxylase subunit, whose product MFKRVLIANRGEIAVRVIRACRELGIETVAVYSDADRAALHVQYADYAVHIGPSPSAESYLVIPKIIDAAKKTGAEAIHPGYGFLSERAPFARACKEAGITFIGPTPDAIEKMGDKVTARQLMQKAGVPVVPGTDVLGSEDEVIKAAERIGFPVMFKASAGGGGKGMRLVHGKDEVVSALRGVRSEARSSFGDDRMYMEKFVEKPRHVEVQVMGDSFGNIIHLYERECSLQRRHQKVIEESPSMAVSQKVREEMGRVAVEAARAVNYVGAGTIEFLVDPKQNFYFLEMNTRIQVEHPVTELVTGVDLVKLQIEIAAGERMMLKQEDVQQRGWAVECRIYAEDPGRDFFPSPGKIEILRTPGGSGIRDDSGVYEGWDVPIYYDPMISKLCAYGRTRNEAIQRMLRALQEYTVEGIITNIPFHRWALKHPRFIAGDLDTGFIPQEFKGLPFDEDAVHQEVILAAAALAAYHKDQALANSLPQQSSTRGGMSGWRGNSWR is encoded by the coding sequence ATGTTCAAACGTGTACTCATCGCTAACCGTGGAGAAATTGCCGTTCGCGTCATTCGTGCGTGTCGCGAGCTTGGGATTGAAACTGTGGCCGTGTACTCTGATGCAGATCGTGCAGCATTGCATGTGCAGTATGCTGACTATGCCGTGCATATCGGCCCTTCACCTTCCGCCGAAAGTTATTTAGTCATCCCCAAGATTATTGATGCGGCAAAGAAAACCGGGGCTGAAGCAATTCATCCCGGCTATGGTTTTCTCTCTGAGCGTGCTCCTTTCGCACGCGCATGCAAAGAGGCAGGCATTACCTTCATCGGCCCCACGCCAGACGCGATCGAGAAGATGGGCGATAAAGTCACTGCTCGCCAACTCATGCAAAAGGCTGGCGTACCAGTGGTACCAGGAACTGATGTCCTCGGCAGTGAAGATGAGGTCATCAAAGCCGCCGAACGCATTGGTTTTCCAGTGATGTTCAAAGCCTCGGCTGGCGGTGGCGGCAAAGGCATGCGATTGGTCCACGGCAAAGATGAGGTGGTTTCTGCATTACGCGGAGTACGCTCCGAAGCCAGATCCTCGTTCGGCGATGACCGCATGTACATGGAGAAGTTTGTCGAGAAGCCACGCCACGTCGAAGTGCAAGTGATGGGTGACTCGTTCGGTAACATCATCCATTTGTATGAACGCGAATGCTCACTGCAGCGCCGTCATCAGAAAGTGATTGAAGAATCTCCGTCGATGGCAGTCAGTCAAAAAGTGCGCGAAGAAATGGGTCGCGTCGCGGTTGAGGCAGCACGAGCAGTGAATTATGTCGGTGCGGGGACCATCGAGTTCTTGGTCGATCCCAAGCAGAACTTTTACTTCCTGGAAATGAACACCCGTATCCAGGTCGAACATCCTGTGACTGAGCTCGTGACCGGAGTCGATCTCGTTAAGTTACAAATTGAAATCGCGGCTGGCGAACGCATGATGCTCAAACAAGAGGATGTGCAGCAACGCGGCTGGGCAGTTGAATGTCGTATCTACGCTGAAGATCCAGGTCGCGATTTCTTTCCTTCGCCAGGAAAGATTGAAATTCTGCGGACTCCCGGTGGCAGTGGCATTCGCGACGACAGCGGCGTCTATGAAGGTTGGGATGTACCGATCTACTACGACCCGATGATCTCCAAACTCTGCGCATACGGACGTACCCGCAATGAAGCAATCCAACGTATGCTGCGCGCGCTACAGGAGTACACGGTCGAAGGAATCATCACCAACATTCCGTTCCACCGCTGGGCGTTAAAACACCCGCGTTTTATTGCTGGCGATCTTGACACCGGATTCATTCCGCAAGAGTTCAAGGGCTTACCGTTCGATGAAGATGCCGTACATCAAGAAGTGATTCTCGCCGCGGCAGCCTTAGCGGCGTATCACAAAGACCAAGCACTGGCGAATTCACTGCCGCAACAAAGCAGCACCCGTGGCGGCATGTCCGGCTGGCGGGGAAATAGCTGGAGATAA
- a CDS encoding (Fe-S)-binding protein, protein MSLVVFILIVLMALGFFAKTLYGRFQLLQAATPVDRFDRLQDRIKELLVYGFGQKKFVTGEQPAGWMHIVIFWGFVILGLQVATMFGRAFSDHFFVPGFSPDLLGGPFFLLRDLLEISVLGAVGGALYRWLVSHPQRLYGFRPAEDRLAGQSHWEAILILSFISTIMLTGLLYDGGRLAALAGDPIIEAERPWQPIGRIVGWGLGLFGSGFALFVSNAAWWVHNLVVLVFLNLLPLSKHFHIITGLPNVFFRKLEPTGALSKMDLENSERFGTSRIDQFSWKQMLDMYSCTECGRCASQCPATASGKPLAPRQLLLDLRDYLYEHQGEMIEKRLAKKDEEVGENIVGERLIHDDVLWSCTTCRACEDACPVMIEYVDKIVDMRRHLVQEEARFPSELTRTFKGMETQGNPWGLNAEKRMDWAEGLEIPIMADSPNVEYLYYVGCAGAFDDRNKKTTASFAKLLQKAGVSFAVLGPEEPCNGETARRLGNEYLYQSMAQMAIETFHQYSVKKVIVNCPHCFNTIKNEFPQFGGNYEVVHAADLLNQLISSGKIPMKEYVGKRITYHDSCYYGRYNDIYESPREILGKIPGAQVQEMTRSRNTAMCCGAGGGWMWVEEPRDKRVNQLRVAQALETNPDVVAVSCPFCTTMLTDGLKAKGVEEKVELLNIVELVERASALA, encoded by the coding sequence ATGTCACTTGTGGTGTTTATTCTGATTGTTCTGATGGCCTTAGGGTTCTTTGCTAAGACACTGTACGGGCGGTTTCAACTGTTGCAAGCTGCAACACCAGTCGATCGCTTCGATCGCCTTCAGGATCGTATTAAGGAACTGCTTGTCTATGGTTTCGGACAAAAAAAATTCGTAACTGGGGAACAACCTGCTGGCTGGATGCATATTGTCATCTTCTGGGGATTTGTCATCCTCGGACTGCAAGTAGCTACAATGTTTGGTCGTGCCTTTTCCGACCATTTCTTCGTCCCAGGCTTCAGCCCCGATTTACTTGGCGGTCCATTTTTTCTCCTGCGTGATCTTCTCGAAATTTCTGTTCTGGGAGCTGTTGGGGGAGCCCTCTATCGCTGGTTGGTCTCTCATCCGCAACGCCTCTATGGGTTCCGGCCTGCCGAGGATCGTCTTGCTGGACAGTCACATTGGGAAGCCATCCTCATTCTGTCTTTTATTTCGACGATCATGCTCACCGGATTACTCTACGATGGTGGGCGATTAGCTGCTCTAGCCGGAGATCCGATCATCGAAGCGGAACGGCCGTGGCAACCGATCGGCAGAATCGTTGGCTGGGGACTTGGGTTATTCGGTTCGGGGTTTGCGCTGTTTGTGAGCAATGCGGCGTGGTGGGTTCACAACCTTGTCGTCCTCGTTTTCCTCAACTTACTACCACTATCAAAACACTTTCACATTATCACCGGCCTCCCCAATGTCTTCTTTCGCAAACTCGAACCGACTGGTGCCTTGAGCAAGATGGACCTGGAGAACTCTGAACGCTTTGGCACCTCACGGATTGATCAATTTAGTTGGAAACAGATGCTCGATATGTACAGCTGCACTGAGTGTGGCCGGTGTGCATCGCAGTGCCCGGCGACTGCCAGTGGTAAGCCGCTTGCTCCTCGACAGCTCTTGCTCGATTTGCGCGATTATCTCTATGAGCATCAAGGGGAAATGATCGAGAAGAGGTTAGCGAAGAAGGATGAGGAGGTTGGGGAGAACATTGTCGGCGAGCGTCTGATTCATGATGATGTCTTATGGTCGTGTACCACCTGTCGCGCCTGTGAAGATGCCTGTCCGGTGATGATTGAGTATGTCGATAAGATCGTCGATATGCGCCGCCATTTAGTCCAGGAAGAGGCGCGTTTTCCGAGTGAGCTGACCCGTACGTTCAAAGGCATGGAGACGCAAGGCAACCCGTGGGGCCTGAACGCCGAGAAGCGGATGGATTGGGCTGAAGGCTTAGAAATTCCTATCATGGCCGACAGTCCGAATGTCGAATACCTTTATTACGTGGGCTGTGCAGGGGCGTTCGACGATCGCAACAAGAAAACAACCGCGTCGTTTGCCAAGCTGTTACAGAAAGCTGGGGTCAGTTTCGCGGTGCTGGGGCCAGAAGAGCCGTGTAATGGTGAGACGGCACGCCGGTTAGGGAACGAATATCTCTACCAAAGCATGGCACAGATGGCGATTGAAACTTTTCATCAGTACTCCGTGAAAAAGGTTATTGTGAACTGTCCCCACTGCTTTAACACGATTAAAAACGAGTTCCCACAATTTGGTGGCAACTATGAAGTTGTCCATGCCGCAGACTTGCTCAATCAACTGATCAGTAGTGGCAAGATTCCGATGAAGGAGTACGTTGGCAAACGCATTACCTATCATGATTCCTGTTATTACGGACGATACAACGATATTTATGAATCTCCACGCGAAATTCTTGGCAAGATTCCCGGCGCACAAGTGCAAGAAATGACGCGCAGTCGCAACACGGCCATGTGCTGTGGGGCTGGTGGTGGGTGGATGTGGGTGGAAGAGCCACGCGATAAACGAGTCAATCAGTTACGTGTCGCGCAAGCGTTGGAGACGAACCCCGATGTCGTTGCTGTCTCGTGTCCGTTCTGTACGACCATGCTCACGGATGGTTTAAAAGCCAAAGGGGTCGAAGAGAAAGTCGAGCTGCTCAATATCGTTGAGTTGGTCGAGCGAGCAAGTGCCTTGGCGTAA
- a CDS encoding DUF1329 domain-containing protein → MKKMIPLGLFLAPFFLWSFPQIVRAEVKAGDTVTKDTIAQAEPLLTPGTRWMVERGMPMHVIETKSVKWPKAYLSATEKYSSQVKLAADGKELFNYVAGLPFPVIDANDPLAAYRVVWNMFMPPIDNIGLEYRAEYISSSGSIARTLDGPWQAMKWLGRVYLDPQPVAPHNPTVHYSTLFGPFSAPNDWKGRSFIEFRYLPRDTQDDGYAYSPEVRRVSRFSFANRSDALGGSDFDVDTFYGLNGKISNWSFRILADKEILAVMHSGKYADASAWCAPRDGRSGLLAALPCVSWEKRKVWVVEGLPTGYPRSYAYSKRIIYVDQETFRLVFEELHDQQGELWKVFLPCFFYSSKPYAGYPTKTLEGAKYQYEDEWFFVPNTTLINLRDSSATTVSAPAGNKKPADWQSEWYFNENVTSNTPEAYSPNYLLKSGR, encoded by the coding sequence ATGAAGAAAATGATACCGCTCGGTCTGTTTCTCGCTCCTTTTTTTCTTTGGAGTTTCCCTCAAATAGTGAGAGCCGAAGTCAAAGCGGGAGATACGGTCACCAAAGACACCATTGCCCAGGCCGAACCCCTGTTAACGCCAGGCACACGCTGGATGGTCGAACGTGGCATGCCGATGCACGTGATCGAGACGAAGAGCGTCAAGTGGCCGAAGGCATACCTTAGTGCAACTGAGAAGTATTCCTCACAAGTCAAGCTGGCTGCCGATGGGAAAGAGCTGTTCAATTACGTGGCAGGACTGCCTTTCCCAGTCATTGATGCAAACGATCCGCTCGCTGCCTACCGCGTTGTCTGGAATATGTTCATGCCTCCGATCGACAACATTGGCCTGGAATACAGAGCTGAGTACATCAGCAGTTCTGGATCGATCGCGCGCACGCTCGATGGCCCCTGGCAAGCGATGAAGTGGCTCGGCCGTGTGTATCTCGATCCGCAACCAGTAGCACCGCATAACCCAACGGTTCACTATTCGACACTATTCGGACCATTTTCCGCGCCGAATGATTGGAAAGGGAGATCGTTCATAGAATTCCGCTACTTGCCGCGCGACACGCAAGATGACGGGTACGCCTATAGTCCAGAAGTACGCAGAGTCAGTCGCTTTAGCTTCGCGAACCGTAGCGATGCGCTCGGTGGGTCGGATTTTGACGTTGATACTTTCTATGGCCTCAACGGCAAAATCAGCAACTGGAGTTTTCGCATCCTGGCCGACAAGGAGATACTCGCAGTGATGCATAGCGGCAAGTATGCCGATGCGTCTGCGTGGTGTGCGCCACGCGATGGCCGGTCCGGACTCCTTGCTGCCCTTCCCTGTGTGTCCTGGGAGAAACGCAAAGTCTGGGTTGTCGAAGGCCTCCCAACCGGGTACCCACGCTCGTACGCATACTCCAAGCGCATTATTTATGTTGATCAAGAAACGTTTCGCTTAGTATTTGAAGAGCTGCATGACCAACAAGGCGAACTGTGGAAAGTCTTCCTGCCGTGTTTCTTCTACAGCAGCAAACCGTACGCAGGCTATCCGACCAAAACGCTAGAGGGAGCAAAGTATCAATACGAAGACGAATGGTTCTTCGTGCCCAACACGACCTTGATTAATCTCCGCGACAGCAGCGCCACAACCGTTTCTGCACCGGCAGGCAATAAGAAACCGGCCGACTGGCAGAGTGAATGGTATTTCAACGAGAATGTTACGAGTAACACCCCAGAGGCGTACTCGCCTAATTATTTACTGAAGAGTGGACGATAA